In Sulfolobales archaeon, one DNA window encodes the following:
- a CDS encoding MBL fold metallo-hydrolase produces MLFDTGVALDAWKTHTRNVMEAFPFIRYSEENRIENQLRQIGLRLEDIAAVIHSHLHFDHVGQTVAFRDLKTPLIVHKRELQTALMMLWLGKEGAYQSANLEPLKGANWYIVDLPVFELTEGVRLYFSGGHTTGHMTLAVRTNRGNNYFFTADHIHIPRELELESKGWLLGDYDEWLTFVKQIKIWERIDRYKLVIAHDPDLWSKYPKIPRYLE; encoded by the coding sequence ATACTATTCGATACAGGTGTTGCTCTAGATGCTTGGAAGACACATACTAGGAATGTTATGGAGGCATTCCCATTTATAAGATATAGCGAGGAGAATAGGATCGAGAACCAGCTTAGGCAGATAGGGTTGAGGCTAGAGGATATAGCTGCGGTTATACACTCACACCTCCACTTCGATCATGTGGGGCAGACAGTAGCGTTTAGAGATCTAAAGACACCCCTTATAGTTCATAAGAGAGAGCTCCAGACAGCCCTAATGATGCTCTGGCTTGGTAAGGAGGGAGCCTATCAGTCAGCTAATCTCGAGCCTCTGAAGGGTGCTAACTGGTATATAGTAGATCTACCTGTGTTTGAGCTCACAGAGGGGGTGAGGCTATACTTCTCTGGGGGACATACAACTGGGCATATGACGCTTGCTGTGAGGACTAATAGGGGTAATAACTATTTCTTCACAGCGGATCACATACATATCCCCAGGGAGCTGGAGCTTGAGTCTAAGGGCTGGCTCTTAGGGGATTATGATGAGTGGCTTACATTCGTCAAGCAGATAAAGATCTGGGAGAGGATTGATAGGTATAAGCTTGTCATAGCCCACGA